In Streptomyces sp. NBC_01717, one DNA window encodes the following:
- a CDS encoding VOC family protein has product MSAIKKFQVTFDCAEPERLARFWCEVLGYVMPPPPEGFATWDDFNRTLPPVEQGSWFACSDPSGVGPRLYFQRVPEGKIVKNRVHLDVRVGTGLVGDERLATLEAECARLVALGATHVQTLYADEENESCIPMLDIEGNEFCID; this is encoded by the coding sequence ATGTCAGCGATCAAGAAGTTCCAAGTCACCTTTGACTGCGCAGAACCTGAGCGCCTCGCTCGTTTCTGGTGCGAGGTGTTGGGGTATGTCATGCCGCCGCCACCGGAGGGGTTCGCCACCTGGGACGATTTCAACCGCACCCTGCCTCCTGTGGAGCAGGGTTCATGGTTCGCCTGCAGTGATCCCTCAGGCGTGGGCCCGCGCCTGTACTTCCAGCGCGTCCCCGAAGGCAAGATCGTCAAGAATCGGGTGCATCTCGACGTCCGGGTCGGCACCGGGCTCGTGGGGGACGAGCGCCTCGCCACGCTCGAAGCTGAGTGCGCACGACTGGTCGCGCTCGGCGCCACCCACGTGCAAACGCTGTATGCCGATGAGGAAAACGAGTCGTGCATCCCAATGCTGGACATCGAGGGCAACGAATTCTGTATCGACTGA